Proteins co-encoded in one Gossypium arboreum isolate Shixiya-1 chromosome 11, ASM2569848v2, whole genome shotgun sequence genomic window:
- the LOC108478853 gene encoding probable methyltransferase PMT27 isoform X2, which yields MAIGGKSRVAKRSSSVSYASTVTTVVFVTLCVLGVWMLTSNSVSSPQTTTTTRTVTDTNSDIAFSGSNEEQPSKINEDQKDKAVFEDNPGQLPDEAVKPDDDKVSESDDLDKVKEGAAVEETRHGLQGKESAEEQEKQKMSETQISEESVLTQNQQSKQNGLKEVEDNKQMSNEEPIKVHQEETINNQDPSEDQDQIRVVEKKQITEKPKERPAKKKKKHAESIERPLEKTMIGKSKKDDVAEMEDEPRVNKPKIQDQLEEDEPKGTKQPNQDQLEEDESKGTKQLNQDQLEQDEPKGNKLQNHDQQESQVQGIDNATFNDETKDKPEILNTTQTDTFQSLLKTKTNQETTEKDTHIEAQQQHESTSEETLGSTIPKESTESKNAWKSQKAQSENEKERRRDESSGKEGLYGYTWHLCNVTAGPDYIPCLDNEKALKKLRSTRHFEHRERHCPEEGPTCLVPLPKGYKRPISWPKSRDKIWYNNVPHTKLAEFKGHQNWVKVSGDFLTFPGGGTQFIHGALHYIDFLQQSVPNLKWGKRTRVILDVGCGVASFGGYLFDRDVLTMSFAPKDEHEAQVQFALERGIPAISAVMGSQRLPFPCRVFDVVHCARCRVPWHAENGMLLLELNRVLRPGGYFIWSATPVYQKLPEDVEIWNAMSSLTKAMCWDLVTIKRDKLNSVSAAIYRKPITNECYDKRPDNNPPMCEENDDANAVWHVPLRACMHRVPINPAERGTRWPAYWPNRLQKAPYWLNRTQMGIYGKPAPQDFVKDYEHWTRVVSKLYMSGLGISWSNVRNVMDMRAVYGGFAAALKDIKVWVMNVVNLDSPDTLPIIYERGLFGMYHDWCESFSTYPRSYDLLHADHLFSKLEKR from the exons ATGGCGATCGGGGGAAAGTCTCGTGTTGCTAAGCGTTCCTCCTCCGTTTCGTATGCATCCACTGTAACCACTGTGGTCTTCGTTACCTTATGTGTTTTGGGAGTTTGGATGCTCACTTCCAACTCCGTTTCCTCCCCTCAAACCACCACCACCACTCGAACCGTCACTGACACCAATAGTGACATTGCATTTTCTGGTTCCAATGAAGAACAACCCTCCAAAATTAACGAAGATCAGAAAGATAAAGCGGTGTTCGAAGATAACCCTGGCCAACTTCCCGATGAGGCCGTCAAGCCTGACGATGATAAGGTGTCGGAGTCTGATGATCTAGATAAAGTGAAAGAAGGTGCCGCTGTTGAAGAAACCCGACATGGTTTACAAGGAAAAGAATCAGCAGAAGAACAGGAGAAGCAAAAAATGAGTGAAACTCAGATATCCGAAGAAAGTGTGTTGACGCAAAACCAACAATCGAAGCAAAATGGTCTCAAGGAAGTTGAAGATAATAAGCAAATGAGTAATGAAGAACCCATCAAGGTTCATCAAGAGGAAACTATCAACAATCAGGATCCGTCGGAAGATCAAGATCAAATTCGGGTTGTGGAAAAGAAACAAATAACCGAGAAACCCAAGGAACGGCCTgccaaaaagaagaagaaacacgCTGAAAGCATTGAGAGACCGCTGGAGAAGACGATGATCGGGAAATCAAAGAAGGATGATGTGGCGGAAATGGAAGATGAACCGAGGGTAAACAAACCAAAAATTCAAGACCAACTAGAGGAGGATGAACCCAAGGGAACCAAACAACCGAATCAAGACCAACTAGAGGAAGATGAATCGAAGGGGACCAAACAACTAAATCAAGATCAACTAGAGCAAGATGAACCCAAGGGAAACAAACTACAGAATCATGACCAACAAGAGTCGCAGGTGCAAGGGATCGACAACGCCACATTCAATGACGAAACCAAGGACAAACCGGAGATTCTAAACACCACCCAAACTGATACGTTCCAGAGTTTATTGAAGACAAAGACGAACCAGGAAACAACGGAGAAAGACACCCATATTGAAGCTCAACAACAGCATGAGTCCACCTCGGAGGAAACGTTAGGAAGTACCATTCCGAAAGAGTCCACCGAATCGAAGAACGCCTGGAAGTCGCAAAAGGCACAATCAGAGAACGAGAAGGAGAGACGGAGGGACGAATCGAGCGGCAAAGAGGGCCTCTATGGTTACACTTGGCATTTGTGCAACGTAACTGCTGGCCCTGATTACATACCCTGTTTGGATAACGAGAAAGCTTTGAAGAAATTACGCAGTACCAGGCACTTCGAGCATCGGGAGAGGCATTGCCCTGAGGAAGGACCAACGTGTTTGGTCCCTCTTCCAAAGGGATACAAACGGCCCATCTCCTGGCCCAAAAGCAGAGACAAG ATATGGTACAATAATGTACCACATACGAAACTGGCTGAGTTTAAAGGGCACCAAAACTGGGTTAAAGTGAGCGGCGACTTCTTGACTTTCCCCGGTGGGGGTACCCAATTCATCCATGGCGCCCTCCACTACATCGACTTTCTCCAACAA TCAGTACCCAACCTTAAATGGGGTAAACGCACCAGAGTGATCTTGGATGTTGGATGTGGAGTTGCAAGCTTTGGAGGGTATCTTTTCGATAGAGATGTTTTAACAATGTCTTTTGCCCCCAAAGATGAGCATGAAGCTCAAGTTCAATTTGCCCTCGAAAGAGGAATCCCTGCTATATCAGCTGTGATGGGTTCTCAGAGGCTACCGTTTCCTTGTAGAGTCTTTGATGTGGTTCACTGTGCACGCTGTAGAGTGCCGTGGCATGCTGAAAATGGTATGCTTCTGCTAGAACTGAACCGTGTACTGAGACCCGGAGGATATTTTATCTGGTCAGCCACCCCTGTCTATCAGAAACTTCCGGAGGATGTTGAAATATGGAATG CCATGTCGTCCCTGACAAAAGCCATGTGTTGGGACCTTGTGACCATCAAAAGGGATAAATTGAACTCCGTTAGTGCTGCCATCTATCGAAAACCTATCACAAACGAATGTTATGACAAAAGGCCGGATAATAATCCACCAATGTGTGAAGAAAACGATGATGCAAACGCTGTCTG GCATGTACCCCTGCGGGCATGCATGCATCGCGTGCCGATAAATCCAGCTGAAAGAGGAACACGATGGCCTGCATATTGGCCTAATCGGCTGCAGAAAGCTCCTTATTGGTTGAACCGAACCCAGATGGGGATTTATGGGAAACCGGCTCCTCAAGATTTTGTAAAAGACTATGAACACTGGACTCGAGTAGTTAGCAAGTTGTATATGAGCGGATTGGGAATCAGTTGGTCTAATGTTAGAAATGTGATGGACATGAGAGCTGTTTATGGAGG GTTTGCAGCAGCTTTGAAGGACATTAAAGTCTGGGTGATGAATGTGGTGAACCTTGATTCTCCGGATACACTTCCGATCATTTACGAACGCGGTCTTTTCGGAATGTACCACGATTGGTGCGAGTCGTTTAGCACATATCCGAGATCGTATGATCTCCTGCATGCCGATCACCTTTTCTCGAAGCTGGAAAAGAGGTAG
- the LOC108478855 gene encoding peroxidase 72-like, with product MVHYIIVITLLALGLSPHCLSSKTVGGGYLYPQFYGHSCPKAQEIVRNVVAKAVAKEPRMAASLLRLHFHDCFVKGCDASILLDSSGSIISEKRSNPNRNSARGFEVIDEIKAVMEKECPHTVSCADIMALAARDSTVLTGGPSWEVPLGRRDARGASLSGSNNNIPAPNNTFQTILTKFKLQGLGIVDLVALSGSHTIGNARCTSFRQRLYNQSGNGQPDNTLDQSYASQLRRNCPRSGGDQNLFFLDFVSPIKFDNSYFKNLLANKGLLNSDQVLFTKNGESRELVKTYAYNQELFFLQFAKSMIKMGNISPLTGYRGEIRQNCRKINA from the exons ATGGTTCATTATATCATAGTTATTACTCTTCTAGCTCTTGGCCTTTCCCCCCATTGTTTGTCTTCCAAGACAGTTGGAGGCGGATACCTTTACCCTCAGTTTTACGGTCATTCATGTCCCAAAGCTCAAGAGATTGTGAGAAACGTTGTTGCCAAAGCTGTTGCAAAGGAACCTCGTATGGCTGCTTCATTGCTTAGGCTACACTTCCACGACTGCTTTGTTAAG GGCTGTGATGCATCGATTTTGTTAGACAGCAGCGGGAGCATTATCAGCGAAAAGAGGTCGAATCCAAACAGGAACTCAGCTAGAGGATTCGAAGTGATAGATGAGATCAAAGCTGTAATGGAGAAAGAGTGTCCTCATACAGTGTCATGTGCTGATATTATGGCTTTGGCTGCTAGAGATTCTACCGTTCTC ACAGGTGGGCCTAGCTGGGAAGTCCCTCTTGGAAGAAGGGATGCCAGAGGTGCAAGCTTGAGTGGCTCTAACAACAACATCCCTGCTCCAAACAACACATTCCAAACAATTCTCACCAAGTTTAAGCTACAAGGCCTAGGCATTGTTGATCTTGTTGCACTTTCTG GGAGCCACACAATAGGAAATGCCCGATGCACCAGTTTCAGGCAGAGACTATACAACCAATCAGGCAATGGACAACCAGACAACACACTTGACCAATCCTATGCTTCTCAACTGCGCAGGAACTGTCCAAGATCAGGCGGCGACCAGAACCTGTTTTTCCTAGATTTTGTTAGCCCCATAAAGTTCGACAACAGCTACTTCAAGAACTTATTGGCTAACAAGGGACTGTTGAACTCTGACCAAGTTTTGTTCACAAAGAATGGTGAATCAAGGGAGTTAGTGAAGACATATGCTTATAACCAGGAACTCTTCTTTCTGCAATTCGCTAAATCCATGATTAAGATGGGGAATATTTCACCGTTGACAGGGTATAGGGGTGAGATCAGACAGAATTGCAGGAAAATTAATGCTTAA
- the LOC108478853 gene encoding probable methyltransferase PMT27 isoform X1: MAIGGKSRVAKRSSSVSYASTVTTVVFVTLCVLGVWMLTSNSVSSPQTTTTTRTVTDTNSDIAFSGSNEEQPSKINEDQKDKAVFEDNPGQLPDEAVKPDDDKVSESDDLDKVKEGAAVEETRHGLQGKESAEEQEKQKMSETQISEESVLTQNQQSKQNGLKEVEDNKQMSNEEPIKVHQEETINNQDPSEDQDQIRVVEKKQITEKPKERPAKKKKKHAESIERPLEKTMIGKSKKDDVAEMEDEPRVNKPKIQDQLEEDEPKGTKQPNQDQLEEDESKGTKQLNQDQLEQDEPKGNKLQNHDQQESQVQGIDNATFNDETKDKPEILNTTQTDTFQSLLKTKTNQETTEKDTHIEAQQQHESTSEETLGSTIPKESTESKNAWKSQKAQSENEKERRRDESSGKEGLYGYTWHLCNVTAGPDYIPCLDNEKALKKLRSTRHFEHRERHCPEEGPTCLVPLPKGYKRPISWPKSRDKIWYNNVPHTKLAEFKGHQNWVKVSGDFLTFPGGGTQFIHGALHYIDFLQQSVPNLKWGKRTRVILDVGCGVASFGGYLFDRDVLTMSFAPKDEHEAQVQFALERGIPAISAVMGSQRLPFPCRVFDVVHCARCRVPWHAENGMLLLELNRVLRPGGYFIWSATPVYQKLPEDVEIWNAMSSLTKAMCWDLVTIKRDKLNSVSAAIYRKPITNECYDKRPDNNPPMCEENDDANAVWHVPLRACMHRVPINPAERGTRWPAYWPNRLQKAPYWLNRTQMGIYGKPAPQDFVKDYEHWTRVVSKLYMSGLGISWSNVRNVMDMRAVYGGFAAALKDIKVWVMNVVNLDSPDTLPIIYERGLFGMYHDWCESFSTYPRSYDLLHADHLFSKLEKRCKLQPVLAEVDRIVRPGGKLIVRDESDAIGEVENLLKSLHWEVQLTFSKDQEGILSAQKGDWRPTAYQASI; encoded by the exons ATGGCGATCGGGGGAAAGTCTCGTGTTGCTAAGCGTTCCTCCTCCGTTTCGTATGCATCCACTGTAACCACTGTGGTCTTCGTTACCTTATGTGTTTTGGGAGTTTGGATGCTCACTTCCAACTCCGTTTCCTCCCCTCAAACCACCACCACCACTCGAACCGTCACTGACACCAATAGTGACATTGCATTTTCTGGTTCCAATGAAGAACAACCCTCCAAAATTAACGAAGATCAGAAAGATAAAGCGGTGTTCGAAGATAACCCTGGCCAACTTCCCGATGAGGCCGTCAAGCCTGACGATGATAAGGTGTCGGAGTCTGATGATCTAGATAAAGTGAAAGAAGGTGCCGCTGTTGAAGAAACCCGACATGGTTTACAAGGAAAAGAATCAGCAGAAGAACAGGAGAAGCAAAAAATGAGTGAAACTCAGATATCCGAAGAAAGTGTGTTGACGCAAAACCAACAATCGAAGCAAAATGGTCTCAAGGAAGTTGAAGATAATAAGCAAATGAGTAATGAAGAACCCATCAAGGTTCATCAAGAGGAAACTATCAACAATCAGGATCCGTCGGAAGATCAAGATCAAATTCGGGTTGTGGAAAAGAAACAAATAACCGAGAAACCCAAGGAACGGCCTgccaaaaagaagaagaaacacgCTGAAAGCATTGAGAGACCGCTGGAGAAGACGATGATCGGGAAATCAAAGAAGGATGATGTGGCGGAAATGGAAGATGAACCGAGGGTAAACAAACCAAAAATTCAAGACCAACTAGAGGAGGATGAACCCAAGGGAACCAAACAACCGAATCAAGACCAACTAGAGGAAGATGAATCGAAGGGGACCAAACAACTAAATCAAGATCAACTAGAGCAAGATGAACCCAAGGGAAACAAACTACAGAATCATGACCAACAAGAGTCGCAGGTGCAAGGGATCGACAACGCCACATTCAATGACGAAACCAAGGACAAACCGGAGATTCTAAACACCACCCAAACTGATACGTTCCAGAGTTTATTGAAGACAAAGACGAACCAGGAAACAACGGAGAAAGACACCCATATTGAAGCTCAACAACAGCATGAGTCCACCTCGGAGGAAACGTTAGGAAGTACCATTCCGAAAGAGTCCACCGAATCGAAGAACGCCTGGAAGTCGCAAAAGGCACAATCAGAGAACGAGAAGGAGAGACGGAGGGACGAATCGAGCGGCAAAGAGGGCCTCTATGGTTACACTTGGCATTTGTGCAACGTAACTGCTGGCCCTGATTACATACCCTGTTTGGATAACGAGAAAGCTTTGAAGAAATTACGCAGTACCAGGCACTTCGAGCATCGGGAGAGGCATTGCCCTGAGGAAGGACCAACGTGTTTGGTCCCTCTTCCAAAGGGATACAAACGGCCCATCTCCTGGCCCAAAAGCAGAGACAAG ATATGGTACAATAATGTACCACATACGAAACTGGCTGAGTTTAAAGGGCACCAAAACTGGGTTAAAGTGAGCGGCGACTTCTTGACTTTCCCCGGTGGGGGTACCCAATTCATCCATGGCGCCCTCCACTACATCGACTTTCTCCAACAA TCAGTACCCAACCTTAAATGGGGTAAACGCACCAGAGTGATCTTGGATGTTGGATGTGGAGTTGCAAGCTTTGGAGGGTATCTTTTCGATAGAGATGTTTTAACAATGTCTTTTGCCCCCAAAGATGAGCATGAAGCTCAAGTTCAATTTGCCCTCGAAAGAGGAATCCCTGCTATATCAGCTGTGATGGGTTCTCAGAGGCTACCGTTTCCTTGTAGAGTCTTTGATGTGGTTCACTGTGCACGCTGTAGAGTGCCGTGGCATGCTGAAAATGGTATGCTTCTGCTAGAACTGAACCGTGTACTGAGACCCGGAGGATATTTTATCTGGTCAGCCACCCCTGTCTATCAGAAACTTCCGGAGGATGTTGAAATATGGAATG CCATGTCGTCCCTGACAAAAGCCATGTGTTGGGACCTTGTGACCATCAAAAGGGATAAATTGAACTCCGTTAGTGCTGCCATCTATCGAAAACCTATCACAAACGAATGTTATGACAAAAGGCCGGATAATAATCCACCAATGTGTGAAGAAAACGATGATGCAAACGCTGTCTG GCATGTACCCCTGCGGGCATGCATGCATCGCGTGCCGATAAATCCAGCTGAAAGAGGAACACGATGGCCTGCATATTGGCCTAATCGGCTGCAGAAAGCTCCTTATTGGTTGAACCGAACCCAGATGGGGATTTATGGGAAACCGGCTCCTCAAGATTTTGTAAAAGACTATGAACACTGGACTCGAGTAGTTAGCAAGTTGTATATGAGCGGATTGGGAATCAGTTGGTCTAATGTTAGAAATGTGATGGACATGAGAGCTGTTTATGGAGG GTTTGCAGCAGCTTTGAAGGACATTAAAGTCTGGGTGATGAATGTGGTGAACCTTGATTCTCCGGATACACTTCCGATCATTTACGAACGCGGTCTTTTCGGAATGTACCACGATTGGTGCGAGTCGTTTAGCACATATCCGAGATCGTATGATCTCCTGCATGCCGATCACCTTTTCTCGAAGCTGGAAAAGAG GTGCAAACTTCAACCAGTGTTGGCAGAGGTTGATAGAATCGTGAGACCAGGTGGAAAATTGATTGTTCGTGATGAATCAGATGCCATTGGTGAAGTTGAGAATTTGTTGAAATCACTGCACTGGGAAGTTCAGTTAACTTTCTCCAAAGATCAAGAAGGAATACTGAGTGCTCAGAAAGGTGATTGGCGGCCTACAGCATATCAAGCTTCCATCTGA